The DNA region GCAGATTAAAGCGGTTTCCCGTGATAGCCTGGCGTTGAAACGAGACCGGCAGGTGCGCGTGGGTGAGCGTGATGCTCATTCGCTGGTTTCCGCTTCTGGGGCGGTGctcagagagacagcgcccCGCTTTTCCGTTCAGCCTAGACTAACCCCGGAACCGCTGCGTAGTGAACCTGTGCGAGTcaccttctttcttcgcgtgctctctcgtctgcaCGTGAGTGGCGACGACCTTCGTCCATTCAGCAGAGCGAATGCAGAGAGGCACAAACCCTTTCGGCAGACGACCACGCTTGCACGTTGATCTGCACTCGTGCAACCTTCTGTGTCAATACAAACAACTGTGTGCAAAagtgtttgcatgcatgcgcggctgCACTCGCAAACCCGTTGCTTGCAAGCGCCTACACCTCGCGCGCCGGACCACCTTTGCAGACGGCGGGATGGCTTGCTCGACAAGCAGGTTTGAACAAAGCGCCAGCGAGGGCGAtgagaaagcggagacagatgcTCAGCGCACTCGAACCGGTCACGACGCAATCGAGTGAGCAGGGATGCTGACAGGAAACAGAGCCGACAATGGGAGGAGGCCGACTGCAGGCCTCAAGCCGGAGGGACACGCCCGAAGGCTTCTTTGAAGAGTGCATGtgcttcctccgtttccgaTATTTGTGCACGACAGAACCGGGGGACTCGCATGTGGGGCCCGGAAAACAACAACGTAAAGAAATCTTCAAAAATTGAGAGCTCGATGTTCGCATGCACTGCCGTCCAGGAGAAAACCTAGGCAGGCACCATCTCACTTGCATGTTGACGCGCGGAATCACACATATTTGTCCAGCAACGTCGACATCAAagtatttatatatacacacacggTAGTGTTGTCGTCTCCTTACGTCGTCGCCACATGAATACacgaacatatatatatatatatatatatatatatatatgtacgtacaGGTACATATACATCTAGGTATGTAAATGTATACGCATGCAAACAGTCACCGCCCCGGAGTGAAGGTGGACGACACGCTttgaaggaaagacgaagaaagttGGTTTCTCCGGCATATTCTGCGCAGCTCAACAGAACGCTTCGACTTTAAGGTCTCAATTCGACAGTCGCCGCCGGCCTTGGCACTCtcgcggagagacgcttcTTGGGCGAGGCACGCAGAGCTGCGTTgcaaggcgaagaggcgcgctgATCCGAACTGGACCGGCTGCCACGTGTAATTCAAAAGTGAAATTTGTCGTGTCTCGCAGGCAGGAACGAtctcttctgtgtgtgtctaaCCCGAGACGTTCAGCGCACTTTCCGTGTACGCAGTCACTGGTCTCGTTTGCTTCGCGGACCGTCTCTCTAGGCACCTCTTTCTTTCCATCGGTCGGTTGCCAAGTATCAGTCCGCCTTCCACTGTGGAGTCTCCTCGTCGGActccgtctgtctccacCCCACACAGTGTCCTCGCTGAGTCACGCAGCCGTACCGCCTCGTCCCTCAGATTCGTCTTGGGACTCGTCAGCTCCGTCTTCGAGCCctggagcagagagggacgggTAGCCGACACCGCTTGAAACGGTTGTCTCTCGGCTGGTACTCGGTGCCTCCACGAACGCCGCGCGTCCTTTGCCATCTGCCGAGAGGgcgtcgcgtctcgcttcctccacgTCGCGCTCCACTTCACCTTCGCCTGCgtgtctttgtcttttctccacaCCTGGCCTTTGGCCGAGAccctctgcctcgcgctcttctcgcgcccaatcgccttctccctctgcttgctccccgtcctcgtcctcgcgaCCGCCTCTCACTGCCTCGCTTCTGGCCACCTGCAGCCGCCCGGCCTCTCCATCTCGTCCTTCTTTGCTgcgctcgccttcgttgTCGCTGTCGGACCCCCCCCGTGAACCCGCAGCCCGCCCCAGGGGTAGCCTTTGCGAACCGCCCCGGCCGCTTGCAGCCTGAGAGAAGCGCACCACGGCCGTGCCTTCGAGCGGCGAGCGCGATTCGTCCTGCTCTGCGAACGGGATCTGCGACGCACTTTCAGGTCTTTCGGTCTTCGCTAAGGCACGTCTCGACACTGCGTCTCCCAACGAACCCGACAAATCCGAGATGTCCCCAGAGTGTCCCTCTTGCGGGGCCGGCGTCGACTCCGGAAAGTCTCGCGCGAACGAACACTCAGAGAGATCACGGGAGGCAGCCGCGCCCTTCCGACACGCGGGAGATGATGCGGAAGAACCCGAAacgtcgtcgtcgtcgctccacgcgagaagcggctgggacgcgagacgcctgtttttctcttcgccacCCGTCCCCGCGCTCGCCCCTGGCCTTCTTTCACCGTTGTGACCCCGACCTGTCGGGGcactctgtgcatgcgcggagcCTCCACCTCGGCTGCACGAAATCCCGCCGCGAGGTTTGCCGCCTCCGTTCGTGGGCGGCGGTGGGAGAGAAGTGAAAGATGCAGGCGAGGAGTTGGACGAGGCGCCTCCGTTGCAAAAGGCCAACTTGGTGTCTTCGCCGCGTGGGGCGCGAAACTGCCCGCCGGCGAGGACGTGAGACAGGTCTCGCGGCTTCAGGCCTCCATGGAGCGGCGCCATTCCTGCCGCCAGGAGGGTCGCTCGGCCTTCACTTCCATCTGCATACACGAGAGCATCCGCTGCCacggccttcctcgccgccgctaTCCCTGGAGAGGGGGTCTCCTTTCCCGGGCGGGCGGCCGCGAGCCTCCTGTGGTGCCCAACTAGCGACGctccgaccgcggtcgcgcccCCACACGCCCAGGGCCCTACTTGGCCGGCCCCGGCGCCGTCACCTGACGCGTGCCTCTCGGCGCCTAGACCGTGGAACGCCTTCACGACGCCAGTCTCTCTTTGGAGGTGCTCAGGCGTTGCTCCAGGGATGCCGGGGCTGGCGAGAGCGGACGCCAGGAGCAGAGAATGCCCCCCGGGAGGCAGGACGTCCTGCGGGGCGCTTTGGGCCTCCCCGGGGACCGGTTCGAGgcccgcctgtctcttcctaGTGGGGTCCGGAGACTGAAGAAGGTTTGGGGGGGGGCCCTGGAGACCAAGAAGGTCGGGTGTTCTCGCTCCGCCTGCATGTCTCGGAAGACCCGCCAGAGACGACGCAAGGAATGCCTCCGTGTGGGGACTCTTGAGAGAACGGTCGTGTGTCAGCAGAAGCGCTGGGGACCGCGGCAGCTGCGACACGTCAGTCGCCGCTTCGGGGCTCGCCTTCATGGCCGTCGGCACCGGACAGGAGGCACTGAGgagccgtctccgcctctctcgtctgtcttcttcgtctcggccgtctcccttcttcgcccccgccgcgagcgacgcagggaACACACCGCTCGCTTTGCTCTCGGTGGCAGGCGACAGGCCCGAGAACGCACTGGCCAAGTCGTTCGAGGAGAACGGCAGGGACGGCAACTCGTCCTGAAGGGCGGCAAAGACCGACGGCGCAGAGGCCTCGGCGGCCCGGACCGCTGCGACGAGCGCCCAGTCCTgggccttctcggcctccttgcggcgcgcctcgcacGCCTGGAACCAGGCCCCTTCGAAGCCGAGGCGCCTGACGGAGAACGCCACAGACTGGGTGGCGACTTCAGTCTCCTTTTCACACCCCGAAGCCGAGACGCGTGTGAGGCCGTCGCCtggcttctctgcagcgggAGGAAGCGCAGCCCCAGGAAAAGACAGGTGCCTGTcgacaggcgacgccgcagggGAGACCGACGGCCAGTGGGAGACCCACTGGTGGCTGGTCGCGTCGTACTCGACCCCTCGAACCCGCGGCAGGAGTTTGTGCAGGACAAACGCCTTCcacttttctcgctcttcttctcgcttcccctcGTCCTGGGTGGGAcctctccgcgcctctcgcgggcGCCCCTGAGGCTCTGTCAGGCTCCGCGTTCTGTCGCGTTTTcggccgccttcctcgccctcgtttcCGGGCCCATCCGGACGCGCCGTCCGTGCGGGCCGCGGCGAGAACGAACGCCCAGAACCCGCTGCTGTGTGGGGTGCTCCGCTCGCGTCCGGGGCGAACGGGGAGTCCCCTGAAAAGAATCCTTCACTCGCTCTTCCGTCTGCGttcggctcttcctctgcatcgTCCCCGACTGgcccgcgcgtcgcctctttcaTCCGCGCGCCTGAACCGCAcactgcctctccctccgccgCCCCGCCAGTGTGTCCCTCTCGGCGGTCGGCGCCCTGTCCCGACGGCCCCGGCCCTCCGACctcagaggaagacgcgtgCAGCACCGACTCGCCGTGGTGGCGGCTCTGAGCACTTTCCGCCGTTTGCCCGCCCACAGACGACGCGCCCGGCGACCAGGCAGGCTGGCAGGTGCCCATCTGACTCTCCCtgtggaagagacgggagccTGGGGGGGGCGCACTGCTCTCCGCTTGGGCCACGCCGGTCCCCATCCGCAGCGGGCATCGCCCAAGACCTTGCGGGCCTCCTGGCCCCGGCGCACCACCTGCGGATTCCGCGGCGAAGTCGCGGGGGTACGCCGACTTGGGTTGGCCCGAAAAGGGACCGATGCCTCCAAGCTGccaagaaggcgacgcaccAGAGTGCATCGGATTGCTGTGATACgctgcgagaggcgcggacCAGCCCCACTGCGCGTACCCTGTGGGCGTCCCATGCGCCCCGGCCCCGCCCGGCGTCCTGCCAGAGTAGAACGACAGATGCGGGGGAGCGTTCCCTGGGAAGtacggagacacctgcgagagactggagacgtTCTGagcggaaggaaagaggaagtcgTGTCCACCGCCCACGCCCGctgcgccgcttcctccaGCCCCGGCGAAGGCGTTCGAGAGCAAAACGTTTCCAGACTGCGCGCCCCAGCCCGCGTTCGCCGTCGACCGCCCGCGGCctgaggcgagaaggaagctgTGCAGTTGCTGCTGCTGAAGCCGCTGGAGGGCCGCATTCGCGGCTCTCAGCGACTGGGCTtgtggcgagaaggcgacgccgctCGGACTCGCGTAGTACCCTCGGGAGGCGTAGAACGCGTTGGGCGACGCGCCAGGTCccggcgagggcgggagCGAATACGCCGAGAATGCATCCGCAGAGGAGCCGCCACTGGCGAGATAGGAAGAACTGTAATGCGCGACAGGATGAGATGACGCCTGTGAGCCGTTGCCTGCTGCGAGCGTTTGTGGATAGGGCGTCGTGCCCGTGTACCCCGAGGCAAATCCCGGATGTGGGGTGGGAAGGCCCTGTCTCTGGAGATGCAAGAAACtctgggagaggcgcgacacGTGTGGCGATGCAGAGCCGGCGCCCGGACCGCGCACTGGGTCGGGTCCCGCGAGGGAAGCGGCGTTGACAACGTGTGGGgttggagacgcagaaaccgAGGGACCAAGGAACTCAGGAGTCGGAGGAGGCGACATGTTGCGCGGCGCGTaggcagacggcgacgcagacgccgggagacgcgaaacttTTTGGGAGGCCCCATTCGCTGGCTGGTGACTGTGCCTATTTCCCTGGTACGCATGCACGTCGCGCAGAGGGCCTTGAGAAGCCACGTGCGGGGCAGATGCGCCGTTAAAGGCAAGGCTGTCTCCGGCCCCGGTCGCcgcgggcgacggcgacgcgcgcgaagTGGCGGGggcggggagacgcgcgtccCGGTGAGAAGAAGCCTGAAGACAGAGCAACGAAGGCAGGGAGCACGCGTCGTTTGACAGAGTATGTGAGAGATGTGGCGTGAGAAGAACAAAGcaggcctcgccttcttgctGTCTGCAGTGCTGGGCATCGCCTGCGCCGAAAACAAGCATGGCCACCAAGGCACCTACTTCCACGCCGTTCGTTCTCGGATCAGTCGCGGAGGCGGGAGGgccagaagacgcgaacgccgcgggaaacggagacagagcgcccACTGCTTTGTtggcaggcgacgaagaaaggatGACCGtgggagaaggcgcgtcgcCACGCAACGGGTCGCTGCCCGTCTGCTCGACGTCTAGGCGGACGTCAAAATCCCACAGGCTGCCggctgcgcagagagagaggaaatcgACACACAACTGAactggaaagagaagagacgagacgacTGTCTTGTCGCCGCGAGGCGGACGGCTGTCCCACCAGATCACCAGCGAGAAGGTCCAAACGCAGATCTGAGaacgaaacgcagagacTCC from Neospora caninum Liverpool complete genome, chromosome VIIb includes:
- a CDS encoding myb-like DNA-binding domain-containing protein / Zinc finger, ZZ type domain-containing protein, whose translation is MRRVASSSAGDRTTDYVSASFSRLSPPSGSAAKRNADVNGDAAAASNLDRREKMRAREERRARPVREKTGERQETSREREGGSEGGLARERVEDGSADRSKKLRAPRAGAVKHAQTASITDEEYAGRAEASLPSRSVSSSRVKDSSCLQAAEAERKQDRAPRPGEAPRMRPTRAGSRSSPACSPRSSGPSSGPSTLASSPSSSSSSRRASARCHVRFSSQSSRPRDDETKATSSSPSSPSSASEKDGASSARSASTEGAREGLPAMQTRSRKSLSPSSASRNGGTARRRPPDAGRLRTEGRASPASTESEAHSRQGDSSPSSLSSPSSAKDVHVTSQTAPGSSQKGRLRDLRSPSRAFKLRRGEKLSPSLSRPRGRLRSERRTDAGRSRRGVSPATAREATTDGAPDGEAELGKPAYAPRQRQPPPSRTGVSTRASASLAVSAGPSPGGDRLGVFSRGSEGGATPPGLSSPFHTETERRSERERAGACPALALRLRHHGSPGQETQGARSGHVSPRGSRTALQEDEGKMLTRRACFGEAGRQRKARMEARDKGVSALSGKSEPRAVGTTPNERSPVRPILSFSPSSPTRKKEGHEDRDGFFGARWRINAQTGLKELDPGPLGVEFHCNVCGVDVSAGQWRVRCAECDDFDLCVFCFAHGRETGTHLNTHAYRPMPPNRQEIFAPNWTADEEQMLLEGVSRFGLGNWNDVASLVNRVALRAKTKQQCEQHYMSVYIDSGGIPTPLWETETAASQKPSPAAAASPSSLIFSPRRDRDASTDKDDVGFPLEKAGPDDAGGKRGLKRAEPSGELGSSGDASATTPDGPETHAPAKKGEEDESDNRDERRGRGDRDQKNTQEESEEAKACGALLAGPDSGDEDADQPTLPELQADSNSWHPPWIAKPVPPQPHHNNIQGYLPLRGDFDVEFDNHAEALLADMAIEAHESPAEKALKLSIVEAYNCRLDERIYRKRTVLWRHWDDPKVANKDKAGTLLERLYWQQLKPVQRFHNDAEHIALVRSLVTYAEAMERCRLLKEWRSLDLRTLQDVTEYEAEKQRRRASCPPAAFRSLFDARRPGPVSLAEDSLKSSSGSPSTAVACEEERECENVRASPTGETPSASTAAEKPGNAPAVPPSLSGDRQAETADGGTKDSSSLSSLLSSPSAAQAEHNSEADPRSHEDMKCDEEAEPETASERDGAGGQGTADDAKATKKREREELSSSTQPHRDELEQSEVDLCKALELPPVLYQLVIQALTAQAHMLPTVEKDRLRKKRKRVSTTGSLWDFDVRLDVEQTGSDPLRGDAPSPTVILSSSPANKAVGALSPFPAAFASSGPPASATDPRTNGVEVGALVAMLVFGAGDAQHCRQQEGEACFVLLTPHLSHTLSNDACSLPSLLCLQASSHRDARLPAPATSRASPSPAATGAGDSLAFNGASAPHVASQGPLRDVHAYQGNRHSHQPANGASQKVSRLPASASPSAYAPRNMSPPPTPEFLGPSVSASPTPHVVNAASLAGPDPVRGPGAGSASPHVSRLSQSFLHLQRQGLPTPHPGFASGYTGTTPYPQTLAAGNGSQASSHPVAHYSSSYLASGGSSADAFSAYSLPPSPGPGASPNAFYASRGYYASPSGVAFSPQAQSLRAANAALQRLQQQQLHSFLLASGRGRSTANAGWGAQSGNVLLSNAFAGAGGSGAAGVGGGHDFLFPSAQNVSSLSQVSPYFPGNAPPHLSFYSGRTPGGAGAHGTPTGYAQWGWSAPLAAYHSNPMHSGASPSWQLGGIGPFSGQPKSAYPRDFAAESAGGAPGPGGPQGLGRCPLRMGTGVAQAESSAPPPGSRLFHRESQMGTCQPAWSPGASSVGGQTAESAQSRHHGESVLHASSSEVGGPGPSGQGADRREGHTGGAAEGEAVCGSGARMKEATRGPVGDDAEEEPNADGRASEGFFSGDSPFAPDASGAPHTAAGSGRSFSPRPARTARPDGPGNEGEEGGRKRDRTRSLTEPQGRPREARRGPTQDEGKREEEREKWKAFVLHKLLPRVRGVEYDATSHQWVSHWPSVSPAASPVDRHLSFPGAALPPAAEKPGDGLTRVSASGCEKETEVATQSVAFSVRRLGFEGAWFQACEARRKEAEKAQDWALVAAVRAAEASAPSVFAALQDELPSLPFSSNDLASAFSGLSPATESKASGVFPASLAAGAKKGDGRDEEDRRERRRRLLSASCPVPTAMKASPEAATDVSQLPRSPALLLTHDRSLKSPHTEAFLASSLAGLPRHAGGARTPDLLGLQGPPPNLLQSPDPTRKRQAGLEPVPGEAQSAPQDVLPPGGHSLLLASALASPGIPGATPEHLQRETGVVKAFHGLGAERHASGDGAGAGQVGPWACGGATAVGASLVGHHRRLAAARPGKETPSPGIAAARKAVAADALVYADGSEGRATLLAAGMAPLHGGLKPRDLSHVLAGGQFRAPRGEDTKLAFCNGGASSNSSPASFTSLPPPPTNGGGKPRGGISCSRGGGSAHAQSAPTGRGHNGERRPGASAGTGGEEKNRRLASQPLLAWSDDDDVSGSSASSPACRKGAAASRDLSECSFARDFPESTPAPQEGHSGDISDLSGSLGDAVSRRALAKTERPESASQIPFAEQDESRSPLEGTAVVRFSQAASGRGGSQRLPLGRAAGSRGGSDSDNEGERSKEGRDGEAGRLQVARSEAVRGGREDEDGEQAEGEGDWAREEREAEGLGQRPGVEKRQRHAGEGEVERDVEEARRDALSADGKGRAAFVEAPSTSRETTVSSGVGYPSLSAPGLEDGADESQDESEGRGGTAA